In the genome of Achromobacter sp. MFA1 R4, the window GGACACCGGCCCTAGGATGAATGTGCTCTGGAACGCACGCGGAAAACACCGCAGTATCAGCGCGAGAACGTGAATGCATTGCCCCGGCTGCGTGCCGGGCGAGGCCCTACGCAGACACGGCGCGGCAGGCCAATCGCCCTGATACAGGAGCACGAGAAATGAAGACGTACAAGGTGGGATTGCTGGTTGACGGGTATGAGCAACCCGGCTGGATGCATGAGATGGTTGAGTGGCTCGTCCATAGCCAGGACTTCGAGCTTGCGGCCTTGCTGGTGATGGACGGGGAGGCGCCCGACAGCGCGCCGCGGCTGGGCGTGAAGGCGCTGTTCGGCACCCTGTCCCGTCTCGAGGGCAAGCTGCTGCCGCAGAAACAGCGCGCCATGCTGGCATGCCGGGACATGCGCGAACACCTGCCGCAGTCGGGCACATCGGTGATCGCGCTCGCGCCCGGCGACGAGGACGCGCAGGCGCGCGCCGAGGTGCAGGCGCTGGGCCTGGATCTGGTGATCACGTTGGGCGCGTCGCTCGCCACGCGCGCGCAGCTGGCGAGCTGGTCGCGGCTGGGCGTGTGGCAGTTGAGCTATTCCGATATCGCGGTGTCGACGAGCCGTTATGCAGGCTTCTGGGAAGTCTTTCAACGCGAAGACCACACCACCGTGAAACTGTGGCGCGTCGGCGAAAAAGAGGAAGACGACGAGCTGCTGGACCAGCGCAGTTTCAACACCGAGGTGTTCTGGCTGAAGAACCAGGCGCGCGCATTCAGTTTGGGAAATTTCATGGTGTACGACGCCCTGCAGGCGCTGGCCCGCGATCGGCCTGGCGTCGCGCCGCCGGCCATGCAGATCATGAGCGGGCCGCGCCGCGCCGATCCCGCGGAGTGGGACAGCGCGGCATATATCGCGCGCCAGGCATGGTTAATGTCGGATCTGGTTGTGCGGCGCATCATGAAACGCAATATTCGCTGGCGGATCGGTATGTTTCCCTCCGCGCGCCAACAGGCCGTGGTGTCCGAGGCCATGGTATTGCAGCCGCCTAAGGGCAGGTTTTTCGCCGACCCCTTTGTTTATACGCACGATAAAAAGCCGTATATATTTTTCGAGGATTATGATTTTACGTCCCGCAAAGGCACGATCTCGGTCGCGACCTACTCCGACGGGGCTTTCCGGCTGCTGGGCACTGCGCTGAACCTGCCGTATCACCTTTCATTTCCGTATATTTTCGAACACGATGGCGTAACGTACATGGTCCCGGAAACCTGCGGAAATCGCAGTATAGAGCTATGGAAATGCACTGAATTTCCGCTGAAATGGGAGCTCGACGTTAATCTGATGACGAATATTTCTGCGGTCGACACCATTATTTTTAAACACGGAGAATACTGGTGGTTATTAACAAATATCGACCGAACCGACGGCCAGAGCCATTGCGATGAATTATTTGCATTTTTTTCCGATTCGCCGCGCTCCACGACCTGGACGCCGCACGCCTGCAACCCGATCGTGCGCAACCCGATGCGCGCCCGCAACGCCGGAATCGTTGTGTCTCCTGGCGGGGACGTGATCCGCTGCGCCCAGTACCAGGGCTTCTGTCACTACGGCAAGGGCGTGTCGCTGAATCGGATCGACGAGCTGACACCCACCACGTACATCGAAACCGACGGCGAAATCCACTACGCAAACTTCCTGAGAAAACGCCATGCTTCAATGCACCATTGGCATCATCAGGGGGGGCACACGGTATTTGACTTCGCCTATATGGAGTAAATCCGCCGCCAGGCGGCAACATAAAAAATGTTACCGTTATTTCGAATACAGGGACTGTTCACGGGCTGGATGTGTCTACGGATACAAGTTGACAGATTTCCCCCTCGATCCGGCTGTTCGAAGCCGCGTCCGGCCGATGCCCCGACGCGGCTTTTTTTCGTCTGTAACACAAGCCTGAAGCCCTATCCACGCCGCCCGGCAGCCCCTTTTCATAGGGGAGCCGGGGTGGCGCCCTGCGCGAGGCTGGTGAAAACCCTAGCGTAAAAAAGGACGAGAGGGGTTTCTCATCCATATTTACGAACGTGATTAAGGCTAACGATTGATTTCTGATTTTATCGGATTATATCGCCCGGAAACGTCTTGATTTTGACAAATCCGAACCATAAGATGGGTTCCATGCCATCCGTTATGTTGGCTACCAAAGTCGCCCAGCCCAAATGTCCCGGTTCAGCTTCATTAGATATTCCGGGATATGCGGACCACCCACCGCAGGGGCTGGAAAATAATAGTCTTCAGCACAGCGAAGATCCCTTCGAGGCCCGTCGAAAAACCGGGAGGACACCATGGCCAAGATGGTCCTGATTGAAGCCCATCCGCTCCTGCGGTTGGGTTTGTGGCAGATTCTTAGCAAGTTGGATGATGTGTGGGAAATCGAGGGAATGGGCCTTGCGGATGTATCCAAGGCCGACGGCGTACACGCGGGCGCCGATCTCCTGATCTACGGGTTGCCGGTGGATACCGATGAAGCATGGAGCGCCTTGCACGAGATTCAGCGCGTGCTGACGCCCAAGCGGATTCTGCTTTTGACGGACGTCATGCCCTTGCCCATGCCGGTGCAAGGCCTGCCTGGCGCCAGCGTGTACGGATGCCTGATGAAAACGGCCTCGGTCGAAATCCTCGAGGCCGCCATACGCCTGGTCATGGCGGGCGGGCAATGCTTTCCGAGCGAACAGGCGCTGCAGGCTCCGGCCTCGACCGTATGCGCCTTGCCGTCGCGGGACGCGGACGAAGCCGGCTCCAAGGGCGCCATGCCCGTCAGCGCGGGCGCACAACTGCTCCAGATCACGCCGCGCCAATATGAGGTATTGGTGCTGCTGGCCAGGGGCTATCCGATCAAGACCGTCAGCCGGATGTTGAATATCTCGGTAGCGACCGCCAAAACGCACGCGTGCACGCTGTATCAACGCCTGCATGTCAAGAACAAGGGCGAAGCCGTCTACGCGGCGCTGCAACGCGGCGCAACCTTGGAATGGCATGAACCGAATGGCCGCGAAGTGGACGCCGGGCAGATCTATGGGCGCAAGCTCGGGTAGTAGAAGGTTTGCGCTGCCTGCCCGGCAGCCTGGAACGCCCAGTTCCGATGCTGCCGGGGTTGCGCATAGCCAATACGGCTAAGGCATAGAAAGCAGGTGTCAAACGTCGCTGCCGCCTCGCTTTCCGCCACCAATCATCCTCCTGAACGAGATTCAGCGGACGTAGCCGCTGATAGCATGGGTTGTGTCCGCAAGCATGGATTGATAGGGCGAATCACTTAATCTCGCCAGCGCAATCCCAAGGCCGCGGACAGGATTCCCCCGAACCTGGCGATGCGCGTGGACCCGTGCGTTGCGCGGCATTGCGCCAGCGTCGTGGGAACCGTAATGGGCCATGCGTCACAAGGTTCTTCCCGGGATGACAACCGTACTGATCGAAGACTACGCTCTGCTTCGTGTCGCCATTCAGCATGTGCTGGAACGTGTGCGCAACGCCGACGACATCCTGGCCATCTCGCCAGCCCATCTGCTCACCATGTCAAGCTCGATCAACAAGCCAGTGGAACTGCTGGTGGTGGGTTGCAGCGGGTCCGCCGAGCAGGACATAGGGCTCCTGTCGCAGGCCATGGCCTTTTTCATGCCCAGGTTGGTGCTGGTCCTGTATTCCGCGCTGGACCCGAGCGTGATGGCCGCCTGCGCGCGGGCGGGCGTGGCCGGTTACCTGCCCAAGGCCTCAAGTCCCGATGCCTTGGCCGCGGCCGTCAGCCTGGTGATCGCCGGCGGGGAATGCTATCCCCAGCCCGCCGGCAGGCCGCCCGGCACGACGCATGCGTCCGTGCAGGAGCTGCGCGAACTGACGCAGCGGCAGGAGGAAATCCTGCAGTTGCTCGTGCAGGGCAAGACCATGCGCGAGATCGGGCAGCAGGTGGGCATATCTGTCGCGACCGTCAAGAGCCATGCGCGCACGCTCTATTGGAAGCTGAACGCGCGCAATCAGGCCGAGGCGGCCTATATCGCGGTGCAGATGGGCCTGGTCAGAAACACCAACGGGCAACCGACGCCGGACAAGGGCGACGCAAGCTGATCGCGCAGGGTGCGAGGCAGGGCCTGTGCGGGTGGCGGCGCCGCCCGCACAGGCCCTGGCTTATTTCAGGCGCAGGCGCAGGCGTGAAGGCGCAGCCTCGTGTGTGAAGGCGCAGCCGCGTGTGTGAAGGCGCAGCTGCGCGTGTGAAGGCGCAGCCGCGCGTGTGAAGCAAACCGCAATTAAAAAGGCCGCCTGCGACACTTCCGCAGGCGGCCCCGACTCAAAAAAAAACCTCAAACGTCGCCTTCGCTCGCTTGCGTGCCAGCCGGCGCCGTACGGCCCTTGGACTTCGCGATCGCGGCGAACTCGCGTTCCGCGGCGCCCAGCACCGCGTCCACGTGCAGGTGCTCCATCGCATACCGGCGCGCGGCCGCGCCCAGGGTTTCGCGGATCTGGGCGTTGTAGCTCAGTTTGCGCACGGCCTCGGCCATGGCCAGGGCGTCTTCGGGCGGCGTGAGCAGGCCGCAATGCGACACCACGCTGGCAAGCTCCGTGCCGCGCGCCGCGCCGCACACCACCGGCCGGCCGCTGGCCAGCATGCCGGTCAGCTTGGACGGCATGACCAGGTCGGCGGCGCCGGCGCGCTGCGGCAGCAGATGGATGTCCGCGGTGCTCAGCAGGGCGCCCAGCCGTTCAGCCGGTTGAAGGTCCAGGAAGATGACGCGGGTCAGGCCGCGGCAGCGTTCCTCGAGCGCCGCGCGCTCGGGGCCCTGGCCGCAGAACAGGAACCACAGCCGGTCTTCGCGGTTCAGCCGGCGGGCCACGTCCGCGAGGATCTGCAGGCCTTGCTTGCCGCCCATGTTGCCGGAGTACAGCGCGACGATGGCGTTGTCCGGAATGCCGAGCTGGCCGCGGTAATCCCCGCCTTCGGCAAGCGGGGTGATCGCGTTGACGTCGATCCAGTTGGGCAGCAGCACGGCGCGGCCCGGGTCGATGCCCTTGGCCAGCGCCAGGTCCAGCATCCGGTTCGAGATCGTCGACACGCGGTCGAAGCGGCGCATCAGCCAGCGTTCGGCGCGCTTGACCAGCGACCGCAGGCCCGCGCCTTTGAGCAGGCCCAGCTCGAACGCCGCGTCCACCTCGAAGTCCTGGATGTGCAGCCACGCGCGCGCGCCGCACAGGCGCGCCGCAAGCCACGCGCCGGGCGCGCAGAAGAGGGCGGGCTCGACCACCAGGATGATGTCAGGCCGGCGCATCGCGGCGCGCAGCAGCGACGGCAGGCTGGACAGCGCAAAGCTTGCCAGGTGCACCAGGCGCTTGGCGCCGCCTGGTCTTTCAGGCACCCACAAGGGCGCGCGCCGCACGGTCACGCCGCGGCGCGTCTCCTTCGCGTAACGCGATCCGCGGTAGCCCTCATGCACTTTCCACTGCGGATAGTAGGGCGGCGCGGTCACCACGCTGACCTCGTGGCCGCGCGCGGCCAGCCACTCGGCCAGTTCGGCCGTGTACTTGCCGGTGCCGGTCAGTTCGGGCGCGTAGTTGATCCCATAGATGAGGACTTTCATGTCGGCGTGGCGGTGCGGGGCCGGATGGGACGGCAAGGGTTTCCATGGCACACCATTGCGGACGGCATGTTGCGGAATACCGAGCTGCGCGCGCCGATCACCGCCTCGCGCCCGATCGTCACCCCTGGTCCCACGAACACGTCGGTCGCCACCCAGGCGCCTTCTTCCACGCGCACCGCGCGCTCGCGCAGCGGGAAATCCGGCCGGCCGGCGTCGTGGTCCGCGGCGCACAGGTAGCTGCGCTGCGACACCACGGCGTGCGCGCCGATGTGGATGGGTCCCAGGCTGTAGATCACGGCGTCGTCGCCGATCCAGGCGTAATCACCGATCTCGACCTTCCAGGGATAGGTCACGGTGGCCGTGGGCCGGATCAGCACCTTGTGGCCCACGCGCGCGCCGAAGCAGCGCAAGAGCCACCGGCGAAAGCCGTAGGCCACCTGCGGCGACCAGCGGAACAGGGTGCCCTGCACCATCCACCACAACTGGACGGTCAGCGCCGACCGCCCGCGCTGCCCCGGGGCCAGCGAAAACTGGTCCAGCCGTTGCAATGTGCTCATTTGGCAGCTCCCGCGACCGCGTCGCGCTGGGAGGCGGCCGCGCTGGCCTGGCGCGCCTTCAGGATTTCCTCGGTCTTGATGCGGATCTGCCAGTAGTACATGGCGCGCGCCACCGCATAGTCATAGCCGGCTTTGCCGTCCAGAAAGCCCAGCCGGAAGACGTAGGAATGCAGGAAGGCGATGGGGGCCTTGAACGGCATGGCCTGGAAGATGCGCTTGAGCAGGGCGCGGCCGCCCACGTTGGCCTCGCGCGGATCGTTCATCAGGCCCTTGGTGCGCAGGTTCGCTTCCCAGTCCGAATAGCGGTTGTGCTTGTCGAAATAGTGATAGAGCGAATCGTGGTCGTTGTGCACCATGCGCTGGCGCAGCGCGAAGGTCTCGCCCTCGACCTGCGGCTGGTAGTGGCCTTCGACTTCCCACATGTTGGCGACGTCCAGGTCGTCATAGTCCAGGAAACGGGAGCGGTCGCGCGCCAGCAGCGCCAGCTTGTACACGCGGTGGCCGTGCTCGAGCTTCCTGCCGCAGAACACGTAGTCGAAGGGCACGAACGCGCCGCCGGCGCCCGCGGCAAAACGCGGAAGCACCTCGCGTATCTCGGCCGCCAGGCCCGGCGTCATCTCTTCGTCGGCGTCCACGTACAGCACGACCGGATGCGTGAACGGCAACTGTTCCAGGCACCACTGTTTTTTCTTCGGGTACTTGCCGTCCCACTGGAAATTCGACACGCGCGCGCCCATCGCCGTCGCGATCGAGCAGGTGGCGTC includes:
- a CDS encoding response regulator transcription factor; its protein translation is MAKMVLIEAHPLLRLGLWQILSKLDDVWEIEGMGLADVSKADGVHAGADLLIYGLPVDTDEAWSALHEIQRVLTPKRILLLTDVMPLPMPVQGLPGASVYGCLMKTASVEILEAAIRLVMAGGQCFPSEQALQAPASTVCALPSRDADEAGSKGAMPVSAGAQLLQITPRQYEVLVLLARGYPIKTVSRMLNISVATAKTHACTLYQRLHVKNKGEAVYAALQRGATLEWHEPNGREVDAGQIYGRKLG
- a CDS encoding response regulator transcription factor is translated as MTTVLIEDYALLRVAIQHVLERVRNADDILAISPAHLLTMSSSINKPVELLVVGCSGSAEQDIGLLSQAMAFFMPRLVLVLYSALDPSVMAACARAGVAGYLPKASSPDALAAAVSLVIAGGECYPQPAGRPPGTTHASVQELRELTQRQEEILQLLVQGKTMREIGQQVGISVATVKSHARTLYWKLNARNQAEAAYIAVQMGLVRNTNGQPTPDKGDAS
- a CDS encoding glycosyltransferase WbuB, producing MKVLIYGINYAPELTGTGKYTAELAEWLAARGHEVSVVTAPPYYPQWKVHEGYRGSRYAKETRRGVTVRRAPLWVPERPGGAKRLVHLASFALSSLPSLLRAAMRRPDIILVVEPALFCAPGAWLAARLCGARAWLHIQDFEVDAAFELGLLKGAGLRSLVKRAERWLMRRFDRVSTISNRMLDLALAKGIDPGRAVLLPNWIDVNAITPLAEGGDYRGQLGIPDNAIVALYSGNMGGKQGLQILADVARRLNREDRLWFLFCGQGPERAALEERCRGLTRVIFLDLQPAERLGALLSTADIHLLPQRAGAADLVMPSKLTGMLASGRPVVCGAARGTELASVVSHCGLLTPPEDALAMAEAVRKLSYNAQIRETLGAAARRYAMEHLHVDAVLGAAEREFAAIAKSKGRTAPAGTQASEGDV
- a CDS encoding putative colanic acid biosynthesis acetyltransferase, with the translated sequence MSTLQRLDQFSLAPGQRGRSALTVQLWWMVQGTLFRWSPQVAYGFRRWLLRCFGARVGHKVLIRPTATVTYPWKVEIGDYAWIGDDAVIYSLGPIHIGAHAVVSQRSYLCAADHDAGRPDFPLRERAVRVEEGAWVATDVFVGPGVTIGREAVIGARSSVFRNMPSAMVCHGNPCRPIRPRTATPT
- a CDS encoding glycosyltransferase family 2 protein gives rise to the protein MQKIPVSVVVMTKNEERNIAKCLKALVEFDEVFVVDSNSTDATCSIATAMGARVSNFQWDGKYPKKKQWCLEQLPFTHPVVLYVDADEEMTPGLAAEIREVLPRFAAGAGGAFVPFDYVFCGRKLEHGHRVYKLALLARDRSRFLDYDDLDVANMWEVEGHYQPQVEGETFALRQRMVHNDHDSLYHYFDKHNRYSDWEANLRTKGLMNDPREANVGGRALLKRIFQAMPFKAPIAFLHSYVFRLGFLDGKAGYDYAVARAMYYWQIRIKTEEILKARQASAAASQRDAVAGAAK